In Perognathus longimembris pacificus isolate PPM17 chromosome 3, ASM2315922v1, whole genome shotgun sequence, a single window of DNA contains:
- the Babam1 gene encoding BRISC and BRCA1-A complex member 1: MEVAEPSVHTEEEEEEGEEEEHSAEPRPRTRSNPEGAEDRGLGAQASVGSRSEGEGEAASAEDGTPNPAGVGPKPWAVPPPAPEVQIRTPRVNCPEKVIICLDLSEEMSLPKLESFNGSKTNALNVSQKMIEMFVRTKHKIDKSHEFALVVVNDDSAWLSGLTSDPRELCSCLYDLETASCSTFNLEGLLSLIQQKTELPVTENVQTIPPPYVVRTILVYSRPPCQPQFSLTEPMKKMFQCPYFFFDVVYIHNGTDEREEEMSWKDMFAFMGSLDTKGTSYKYEVPLAGPALELHNCMAKLLAHPLQRPCQSHASYSLLEEDEEATGEGEATV; this comes from the coding sequence ATGGAAGTGGCAGAGCCCAGCGTTCATacggaagaggaggaagaagagggagaggaggaggagcattCCGCCGAGCCACGCCCCCGAACGCGCTCCAACCCAGAGGGGGCCGAGGACCGGGGACTCGGGGCCCAGGCCAGTGTCGGTAGCCGCAGTGAGGGTGAAGGTGAGGCAGCCAGTGCTGAGGATGGGACCCCCAATCCAGCAGGAGTGGGTCCCAAACCCTGGGCAGTACCCCCGCCAGCCCCCGAAGTCCAGATTCGTACACCCAGGGTCAACTGTCCAGAGAAGGTGATCATCTGTCTGGACCTATCAGAGGAAATGTCGCTGCCCAAGCTGGAGTCGTTCAACGGCTCCAAGACCAACGCCCTCAATGTCTCTCAGAAGATGATAGAGATGTTCGTGCGCACCAAACATAAGATCGACAAGAGCCACGAGTTTGCGCTGGTCGTGGTGAACGACGACTCGGCCTGGCTCTCGGGCCTGACCTCCGACCCCCGCGAGCTCTGCAGCTGCCTCTACGACCTGGAGACGGCGTCCTGCTCCACATTCAACCTAGAAGGCCTCCTCAGCCTCATCCAGCAGAAGACCGAGCTGCCTGTCACCGAGAATGTGCAGACCATTCCGCCTCCTTACGTGGTCCGCACCATCCTTGTCTATAGCCGCCCACCCTGCCAGCCTCAGTTCTCCCTGACGGAGCCCATGAAGAAAATGTTCCAGTGCCCATATTTCTTCTTCGACGTTGTCTACATCCACAATGGCACCGacgagagggaggaggagatgagTTGGAAGGACATGTTCGCCTTCATGGGCAGCCTGGATACCAAGGGTACCAGTTATAAATACGAAGTGCCTCTAGCGGGGCCGGCTCTGGAGTTGCACAACTGCATGGCGAAGCTGTTAGCTCATCCTCTTCAGCGACCCTGCCAGAGTCACGCCTCCTACAGCTTGctggaggaggatgaggaagcgACTGGCGAGGGCGAGGCCACTGTTTGA